A window of Coregonus clupeaformis isolate EN_2021a chromosome 28, ASM2061545v1, whole genome shotgun sequence contains these coding sequences:
- the LOC121542882 gene encoding carcinoembryonic antigen-related cell adhesion molecule 5 isoform X2, which translates to MEAATVVSLTMAVLSGYCAGLGVLPPGPVNGTLGGNVIFKTTINPTTLSTIAWTFGDPPVSIVDFLISEGPVTGVGYVGRISLDNSTGSLELRKLTLNDNGTYRVSLRKAGVIQVGNTSLNVYETISNVTLRANVIDLVELNDTAIFTCSVSSGSSPLSYHWLNGSSEVTARYGIQLGDGGRTLTIANVTRYYQGPYRCIVANPVSSEPSQNLTLTISYGPENPIMKVTPLDVLYGSGSTLTLSCSSESSPPAQFQWALNGTLLSNQGPELRLENIQASQSGSYSCWAHNTRTLRYQTSEPYDITVLDLISGAIITTSPNPPIIEGNSVTLTCDASGSIISREWMKDGQLLSAGGNMIISEDKRVLSINPVKRTDSGEYLCRVSNPISTADAKHDLIVNYGPDGMEIKGPTEIKVGQKFTLTCSADSNPPASYTWMLNGTEIPGHSPEFTKEKMEDYLSPGLPAGAIAGIVIGVLLVVGGAVGVAVFFIRKNGTNAEPMHQGGSQQPVYEDLSPVYENTRQNQSPPLPLTLYPK; encoded by the exons GATATTGTGCTGGTCTAGGAGTGCTTCCACCTGGACCCGTGAATGGAACATTGGGAGGAAATGTGATTTTCAAAACCACCATCAATCCAACCACACTTAGTACAATTGCCTGGACCTTTGGTGATCCCCCTGTTTCCATTGTTGACTTTCTCATCTCTGAAGGTCCTGTGACCGGAGTGGGATATGTTGGTAGGATCAGTCTGGACAATAGCACTGGATCTCTGGAGCTCAGGAAACTGACCCTGAATGACAATGGAACATACAGAGTGAGCCTAAGAAAGGCTGGTGTTATTCAGGTGGGAAATACGTCACTGAATGTTTATG AGACCATTTCAAACGTGACTCTGAGGGCCAACGTCATTGATCTAGTGGAACTGAATGACACTGCCATTTTCACCTGCTCTGTGTCCTCtggctcctcccccctctcttacCACTGGCTGAATGGCAGCTCTGAGGTCACAGCCAGATATGGAATTCAGCTTGGTGATGGAGGCCGTACTCTCACCATAGCCAATGTGACCCGGTATTACCAGGGGCCATACAGGTGTATTGTGGCCAACCCCGTCAGTAGTGAACCCAGCCAGAATCTAACCCTCACCATCAGCT ATGGACCAGAAAACCCAATAATGAAGGTGACCCCTCTAGATGTGCTGTATGGATCAGGGTCAACCCTTACTCTGTCCTGCTCCTCTGAGTCCAGTCCTCCTGCCCAGTTTCAGTGGGCTCTGAATGGAACACTGCTGTCCAATCAGGGACCAGAACTCAGGCTGGAGAATATCCAGGCCAGTCAGAGTGGTAGCTACAGCTGCTGGGCCCATAATACCAGAACCCTGAGGTATCAGACATCTGAGCCCTATGACATCACTGTGCTGG ATCTAATATCTGGTGCTATCATAACAACTTCCCCAAATCCTCCAATCATCGAGGGGAATTCTGTCACCTTAACATGTGATGCTTCTGGCTCCATCATCAGCAGAGAGTGGATGAAGGATGGTCAGCTTCTCTCTGCTGGTGGCAACATGATCATCTCTGAGGATAAGAGAGTGCTGTCCATAAACCCTGTGAAGAGAACAGACAGTGGAGAATACCTGTGTAGAGTCAGCAACCCCATCAGCACCGCTGATGCTAAACACGATCTCATTGTAAACT ATGGACCTGATGGTATGGAAATCAAGGGTCCAACTGAAATAAAAGTAGGACAGAAGTTTACATTGACCTGCTCTGCTGACTCCAACCCCCCTGCTAGTTACACCTGGATGCTCAATGGAACAGAGATACCTGGACATTCACCTGAGTTCACTAAAGAGAAGA TGGAGGACTATTTATCACCAGGTCTGCCTGCTGGTGCCATCGCTGGTATTGTGATTGGAGTATTGCTGGTTGTAGGAGGGGCAGTTGGTGTTGCAGTGTTCTTCATCAGGAAAAATGG AACCAATGCTGAGCCAATGCATCAAGGAG GCTCTCAACAACCAGTATATGAGGACCTATCACCTGTATATGAGAACACAAGACAAAATCAATCTCCACCTCTACCCCTGACA CTTTATCCCAAATAA
- the LOC121542882 gene encoding carcinoembryonic antigen-related cell adhesion molecule 5 isoform X1, which translates to MEAATVVSLTMAVLSGYCAGLGVLPPGPVNGTLGGNVIFKTTINPTTLSTIAWTFGDPPVSIVDFLISEGPVTGVGYVGRISLDNSTGSLELRKLTLNDNGTYRVSLRKAGVIQVGNTSLNVYETISNVTLRANVIDLVELNDTAIFTCSVSSGSSPLSYHWLNGSSEVTARYGIQLGDGGRTLTIANVTRYYQGPYRCIVANPVSSEPSQNLTLTISYGPENPIMKVTPLDVLYGSGSTLTLSCSSESSPPAQFQWALNGTLLSNQGPELRLENIQASQSGSYSCWAHNTRTLRYQTSEPYDITVLDLISGAIITTSPNPPIIEGNSVTLTCDASGSIISREWMKDGQLLSAGGNMIISEDKRVLSINPVKRTDSGEYLCRVSNPISTADAKHDLIVNYGPDGMEIKGPTEIKVGQKFTLTCSADSNPPASYTWMLNGTEIPGHSPEFTKEKMEDYLSPGLPAGAIAGIVIGVLLVVGGAVGVAVFFIRKNGTNAEPMHQGGSQQPVYEDLSPVYENTRQNQSPPLPLTDFKSTYDTRIM; encoded by the exons GATATTGTGCTGGTCTAGGAGTGCTTCCACCTGGACCCGTGAATGGAACATTGGGAGGAAATGTGATTTTCAAAACCACCATCAATCCAACCACACTTAGTACAATTGCCTGGACCTTTGGTGATCCCCCTGTTTCCATTGTTGACTTTCTCATCTCTGAAGGTCCTGTGACCGGAGTGGGATATGTTGGTAGGATCAGTCTGGACAATAGCACTGGATCTCTGGAGCTCAGGAAACTGACCCTGAATGACAATGGAACATACAGAGTGAGCCTAAGAAAGGCTGGTGTTATTCAGGTGGGAAATACGTCACTGAATGTTTATG AGACCATTTCAAACGTGACTCTGAGGGCCAACGTCATTGATCTAGTGGAACTGAATGACACTGCCATTTTCACCTGCTCTGTGTCCTCtggctcctcccccctctcttacCACTGGCTGAATGGCAGCTCTGAGGTCACAGCCAGATATGGAATTCAGCTTGGTGATGGAGGCCGTACTCTCACCATAGCCAATGTGACCCGGTATTACCAGGGGCCATACAGGTGTATTGTGGCCAACCCCGTCAGTAGTGAACCCAGCCAGAATCTAACCCTCACCATCAGCT ATGGACCAGAAAACCCAATAATGAAGGTGACCCCTCTAGATGTGCTGTATGGATCAGGGTCAACCCTTACTCTGTCCTGCTCCTCTGAGTCCAGTCCTCCTGCCCAGTTTCAGTGGGCTCTGAATGGAACACTGCTGTCCAATCAGGGACCAGAACTCAGGCTGGAGAATATCCAGGCCAGTCAGAGTGGTAGCTACAGCTGCTGGGCCCATAATACCAGAACCCTGAGGTATCAGACATCTGAGCCCTATGACATCACTGTGCTGG ATCTAATATCTGGTGCTATCATAACAACTTCCCCAAATCCTCCAATCATCGAGGGGAATTCTGTCACCTTAACATGTGATGCTTCTGGCTCCATCATCAGCAGAGAGTGGATGAAGGATGGTCAGCTTCTCTCTGCTGGTGGCAACATGATCATCTCTGAGGATAAGAGAGTGCTGTCCATAAACCCTGTGAAGAGAACAGACAGTGGAGAATACCTGTGTAGAGTCAGCAACCCCATCAGCACCGCTGATGCTAAACACGATCTCATTGTAAACT ATGGACCTGATGGTATGGAAATCAAGGGTCCAACTGAAATAAAAGTAGGACAGAAGTTTACATTGACCTGCTCTGCTGACTCCAACCCCCCTGCTAGTTACACCTGGATGCTCAATGGAACAGAGATACCTGGACATTCACCTGAGTTCACTAAAGAGAAGA TGGAGGACTATTTATCACCAGGTCTGCCTGCTGGTGCCATCGCTGGTATTGTGATTGGAGTATTGCTGGTTGTAGGAGGGGCAGTTGGTGTTGCAGTGTTCTTCATCAGGAAAAATGG AACCAATGCTGAGCCAATGCATCAAGGAG GCTCTCAACAACCAGTATATGAGGACCTATCACCTGTATATGAGAACACAAGACAAAATCAATCTCCACCTCTACCCCTGACA GACTTCAAGAGTACATATGATACTAGGATAATG TAA
- the LOC121542882 gene encoding carcinoembryonic antigen-related cell adhesion molecule 5 isoform X3, with product MEAATVVSLTMAVLSGYCAGLGVLPPGPVNGTLGGNVIFKTTINPTTLSTIAWTFGDPPVSIVDFLISEGPVTGVGYVGRISLDNSTGSLELRKLTLNDNGTYRVSLRKAGVIQVGNTSLNVYETISNVTLRANVIDLVELNDTAIFTCSVSSGSSPLSYHWLNGSSEVTARYGIQLGDGGRTLTIANVTRYYQGPYRCIVANPVSSEPSQNLTLTISYGPENPIMKVTPLDVLYGSGSTLTLSCSSESSPPAQFQWALNGTLLSNQGPELRLENIQASQSGSYSCWAHNTRTLRYQTSEPYDITVLDLISGAIITTSPNPPIIEGNSVTLTCDASGSIISREWMKDGQLLSAGGNMIISEDKRVLSINPVKRTDSGEYLCRVSNPISTADAKHDLIVNYGPDGMEIKGPTEIKVGQKFTLTCSADSNPPASYTWMLNGTEIPGHSPEFTKEKSEYSDIGDYTCTATNDVTRNKTCGP from the exons GATATTGTGCTGGTCTAGGAGTGCTTCCACCTGGACCCGTGAATGGAACATTGGGAGGAAATGTGATTTTCAAAACCACCATCAATCCAACCACACTTAGTACAATTGCCTGGACCTTTGGTGATCCCCCTGTTTCCATTGTTGACTTTCTCATCTCTGAAGGTCCTGTGACCGGAGTGGGATATGTTGGTAGGATCAGTCTGGACAATAGCACTGGATCTCTGGAGCTCAGGAAACTGACCCTGAATGACAATGGAACATACAGAGTGAGCCTAAGAAAGGCTGGTGTTATTCAGGTGGGAAATACGTCACTGAATGTTTATG AGACCATTTCAAACGTGACTCTGAGGGCCAACGTCATTGATCTAGTGGAACTGAATGACACTGCCATTTTCACCTGCTCTGTGTCCTCtggctcctcccccctctcttacCACTGGCTGAATGGCAGCTCTGAGGTCACAGCCAGATATGGAATTCAGCTTGGTGATGGAGGCCGTACTCTCACCATAGCCAATGTGACCCGGTATTACCAGGGGCCATACAGGTGTATTGTGGCCAACCCCGTCAGTAGTGAACCCAGCCAGAATCTAACCCTCACCATCAGCT ATGGACCAGAAAACCCAATAATGAAGGTGACCCCTCTAGATGTGCTGTATGGATCAGGGTCAACCCTTACTCTGTCCTGCTCCTCTGAGTCCAGTCCTCCTGCCCAGTTTCAGTGGGCTCTGAATGGAACACTGCTGTCCAATCAGGGACCAGAACTCAGGCTGGAGAATATCCAGGCCAGTCAGAGTGGTAGCTACAGCTGCTGGGCCCATAATACCAGAACCCTGAGGTATCAGACATCTGAGCCCTATGACATCACTGTGCTGG ATCTAATATCTGGTGCTATCATAACAACTTCCCCAAATCCTCCAATCATCGAGGGGAATTCTGTCACCTTAACATGTGATGCTTCTGGCTCCATCATCAGCAGAGAGTGGATGAAGGATGGTCAGCTTCTCTCTGCTGGTGGCAACATGATCATCTCTGAGGATAAGAGAGTGCTGTCCATAAACCCTGTGAAGAGAACAGACAGTGGAGAATACCTGTGTAGAGTCAGCAACCCCATCAGCACCGCTGATGCTAAACACGATCTCATTGTAAACT ATGGACCTGATGGTATGGAAATCAAGGGTCCAACTGAAATAAAAGTAGGACAGAAGTTTACATTGACCTGCTCTGCTGACTCCAACCCCCCTGCTAGTTACACCTGGATGCTCAATGGAACAGAGATACCTGGACATTCACCTGAGTTCACTAAAGAGAAGAGTGAATACTCTGACATTGGGGATTACACCTGTACAGCAACAAATGATGTCACTAGAAACAAAACATGTGGTCCATAA